One Oryza glaberrima chromosome 10, OglaRS2, whole genome shotgun sequence DNA segment encodes these proteins:
- the LOC127752832 gene encoding replication factor C subunit 3-like — MAPPATTLSDALDHDRRRDARRYRTFLPPSQLVLGLHRLGFACIPRSGAPLTRPRTAPSSVPHQPPPRREAPQPQVANAAVAERRPLREREEAAAAAAAKRIHDHHTPAESKAEAASEPQVSAGDHSTQSSDHSASAVAVGRGGSIWVRVLPKSVAMVDSPQTSEESTPTAEDKYIWADKYRPNFLNDFICNKDAALELYNQVTAQECNHIIFEGPTSVGKRSMVSALIRDAFATDNLKIEEQTKRFELKGEIAKHIDIRVKISSHHVEVNLADIHGYEKHVITTLLNESIPSPNSICSHANCRVIVVHDADKLSSDLQHYIGWFLGRYVGCNKIMFCCSDASNLEAVRHLCKVVTLKPPSSDEIIKVLEYIAVQESIDLPRDIARRITMSSGNNLRQAIRSFEATWKANYAFLEGHAILTGWEEEISNVAKKILEEPSPKQLYVIRGKIRKLIEHNVSPYFIFSNLVAELKRDRDEEFQNSIDQLASELNHIKDCARQKEQCESGDTGLEIRNINIEGFAKEGHDQRETIQCFIKIEEFTVRFMGFYRSLKAKNMNRGGVL; from the exons ATGGCTCCCCCGGCCACCACCCTCTCCGACGCGCTCGACCAtgaccgccgccgcgacgcccgaCGCTACCGTACCTtcctgccgccgtcgcagcTCGTGCTCGGTCTCCACCGCTTGGGCTTCGCTTGCATCCCCAGAAGCGGCGCCCCCCTCACCCGCCCCCGCACCGCCCCTAGCTCCGTGCCccaccaaccgccgccgcgccgggagGCGCCCCAGCCGCAGGTAGCcaatgccgccgtcgccgagaggAGGCctttgagggagagagaggaagccgccgccgccgccgccgccaaacgCATCCACGACCACCACACGCCGGCTGAATCCAAAGCTGAAGCTGCTTCTGAGCCACAAGTGTCCGCCGGCGACCACAGCACGCAGAGCTCCGACCAcagcgcctccgccgtcgccgtcgggagaggagggagcatcTGGGTCCGGGTTTTGCCCAAATCGGTCGCCATGGTGGATTCGCCACAGACTTCTGAAGAATCCACACCCACGGCAGAGGACAAGTACATCTGGGCAGACAAGTATCGCCCCAATTTCCTCAACGACTTCATCTGCAACAAGGACGCTGCCCTTGAGCTCTACAACCAG GTTACTGCACAAGAATGCAACCATATCATATTTGAAGGCCCGACCTCCGTCGGAAAGAGGAGCATGGTGTCGGCACTCATAAGGGATGCTTTTGCTACTGATAATCTCAAG ATAGAGGAACAGACAAAGAGATTCGAGCTGAAG GGAGAAATTGCAAAACACATTGATATCAGAGTGAAGATTTCAAGTCATCATGTGGAGGTAAATTTGGCTGACATACACGGCTATGAGAAGCATGTCATTACTACTTTGTTGAATGAATCCATCCCATCACCAAACTCCATTTGCAGTCATGCCAACTGCAGAG tgATCGTCGTCCACGACGCTGATAAACTCTCATCTGATCTTCAACATTATATTGGATGGTTTCTGGGGAGGTATGTAGGATGCAATAAAATCATGTTCTGCTGTTCTGATGCTTCAAACCTTGAGGCTGTCAGGCATCTCTGCAAGGTTGTGACACTTAAGCCACCTTCATCTGATGAG ATAATCAAGGTCCTAGAGTACATTGCAGTGCAAGAGAGCATAGATCTGCCTCGTGATATTGCTAGGAGAATAACAATGAGCTCAGGCAATAATCTCCGACAGGCAATACGTTCTTTTGAAGCTACTTGGAAAGCAAA CTATGCCTTCCTAGAAGGCCATGCCATTTTGACAGGATGGGAAGAGGAAATCTCCAATGTAGCCAAAAAAATCTTGGAGGAACCAAGCCCAAAACA GCTGTATGTCATTAGGGGTAAGATCAGAAAACTGATTGAACATAATGTGTCACCTTACTTCATTTTCTCT AATCTGGTTGCTGAACTGAAAAGGGACAGGGATGAGGAGTTCCAAAATAGCATTGATCAACTAGCATCGGAGTTGAACCAT ATCAAAGATTGCGCGCGTCAAAAAGAGCAGTGCGAATCCGGCGACACGGGTTTGGAAATCAGAAACATAAATATAGAAGGTTTTGCCAAGGAGGGCCATGACCAACGCGAAACTATCCAATGCTTTATAAAGATTGAAG AGTTCACTGTGAGGTTCATGGGCTTCTACAGATCTTTAAAAGCAAAGAACATGAATAGAGGAGGTGTTCTATAA
- the LOC127753158 gene encoding RING-H2 finger protein ATL29-like yields MAAPTRRLLLLNHEPTTTPASSSSSSRQSFPTLLPVFILFVLLLCFLSIFLVRDLLHFLSLCLRRRRLLLRHGEDHDSSSVSMQSSASPINAQAPRKPPGLDPAILASFPTLRFKASAAAPECAVCLSDFAAGDALRLLTVCRHAFHTPCIDSWLRAHTTCPVCRSDLDAAPAPAPRHEDPAAVAVDVECDRRGGAG; encoded by the coding sequence ATGGCCGCTCCcacgcgccgcctcctcctcctcaaccacgaacccaccaccacccccgcttCGTCTTCTTCGAGTTCGAGGCAATCCTTCCCCACGCTGCTCCCCGTTTTTAtcctcttcgtcctcctcctctgcttcctctccatcttcctcgtCCGCGACCTCCTCCACTTCCTCTCcctctgcctccgccgccgccgcctcctccttcgccaCGGGGAGGATCATgactcctcctccgtctccatGCAGTCCTCAGCCTCGCCGATTAATGCCCAGGCGCCGCGCAAGCCGCCGGGCTTGGACCCCGCCATCCTCGCGTCCTTCCCCACGCTGCGCTTcaaggcctccgccgccgcgccggagtgCGCCGTGTGCCTCTCcgacttcgccgccggcgacgccctccgccTGCTCACCGTCTGCCGCCACGCCTTCCACACGCCCTGCATTGACTCCTGGCTCCGCGCCCACACCACGTGCCCCGTCTGCCGCTCCGACCTcgacgccgcgcccgcgccggcgcctcGCCACGAGGaccccgccgccgttgccgtcgacGTGGAATGCGaccggaggggcggcgccggctga